From a region of the Desmodus rotundus isolate HL8 chromosome 7, HLdesRot8A.1, whole genome shotgun sequence genome:
- the PYGO1 gene encoding pygopus homolog 1 isoform X2 has product MSAEQEKDPISLKRVRGGDSGLDGLGGPGVQLGSPDKKKRKTNTQGPSFPPLSEYAPPPNPNSDHLVAANPFDDNYNTISYKPLPSSNPYLGPGYPGFGGYSTFRMPPHVPPRMSAPYCGPYSLRNQPHPFPQNPLGMGFNRPHAFNFGPHDNSSFGNPSYNNALSQSVNMPNQHFRQNPAENFSQIPPQNAGQVSNPDLASNFVPGNNSNFTSPLESNHSFIPPPNTFGQAKAPPSKPDFNQGATKNTNQNSSAHPPHLNMDDTVNQSNIELKNVNRNNAVNQENSRSSSTEATNNSHANGTQNKPRQPRGTADTCTTEKSNKSSLHPSRHGHSSSDPVYPCGICTNEVNDDQDAILCEASCQKWFHRICTGMTETAYGLLTAEASAVWGCDTCMAEKDVQLMRTRETFGPPAVGSDA; this is encoded by the exons ATGTCAGCGGAACAGGAGAAGGATCCCATTTCGCTGAAGAGAGTTCGAG gtggTGATAGTGGACTGGATGGGTTAGGAGGACCAGGTGTACAACTGGGAAgtccagataagaaaaaaagaaagacaaatacacag GGGCCTTCTTTTCCTCCACTGTCTGAGTATGCTCCACCACCGAATCCAAACTCTGACCATCTAGTGGCTGCTAATCCATTTGATGACAACTATAACACTATCTCCTATAAACCACTACCTTCATCAAATCCATATCTTGGTCCTGGTTATCCTGGTTTTGGAGGCTATAGCACATTCAGAATGCCACCTCATGTTCCTCCGAGAATGTCTGCCCCATACTGTGGTCCTTACTCACTCAGGAATCAACCACACCCATTTCCGCAGAATCCTCTGGGCATGGGTTTTAATCGGCCTCATGCTTTTAACTTTGGGCCACATGATAATTCAAGTTTTGGAAATCCATCTTATAATAACGCACTAAGTCAAAGTGTTAATATGCCTAATCAACATTTCAGACAAAATCCTGCTGAAAACTTCAGTCAGATTCCTCCACAGAATGCTGGCCAGGTATCTAATCCTGACTTGGCATCTAACTTTGTCCCTGGGAATAATTCAAATTTTACTTCTCCATTAGAATCTAATCATTCTTTTATTCCTCCCCCAAACACTTTTGGTCAAGCAAAAGCACCACCCTCAAAACCAGACTTTAATCAAGGAGCAACCAAAAACACTAATCAAAATTCCTCTGCTCATCCACCTCACTTAAATATGGATGACACAGTGAATCAGagtaatattgaattaaaaaacgtTAATCGAAACAATGCAGTAAATCAAGAGAATAGCCGTTCAAGTAGCACTGAAGCTACAAACAACAGCCATGCGAAtgggacacaaaataagccaCGACAGCCTAGAGGTACAGCAGACACGTGCACCACTGAAAAAAGCAATAAATCCTCTCTCCACCCAAGCCGTCATGGCCATTCTTCTTCCGACCCAGTGTATCCTTGTGGAATTTGTACAAATGAAGTGAATGATGATCAGGATGCCATCTTATGTGAAGCCTCTTGTCAGAAATGGTTTCATCGGATCTGCACTGGAATGACTGAAACAGCTTATGGCCTGCTAACAGCAGAAGCATCAGCAGTATGGGGCTGTGATACTTGTATGGCCGAGAAAGATGTCCAGTTAATGCGCACTAGAGAAACTTTTGGCCCACCTGCAGTGGGCAGTGATGCTTAA
- the PYGO1 gene encoding pygopus homolog 1 isoform X3 codes for MYQTKDNACGDSGLDGLGGPGVQLGSPDKKKRKTNTQGPSFPPLSEYAPPPNPNSDHLVAANPFDDNYNTISYKPLPSSNPYLGPGYPGFGGYSTFRMPPHVPPRMSAPYCGPYSLRNQPHPFPQNPLGMGFNRPHAFNFGPHDNSSFGNPSYNNALSQSVNMPNQHFRQNPAENFSQIPPQNAGQVSNPDLASNFVPGNNSNFTSPLESNHSFIPPPNTFGQAKAPPSKPDFNQGATKNTNQNSSAHPPHLNMDDTVNQSNIELKNVNRNNAVNQENSRSSSTEATNNSHANGTQNKPRQPRGTADTCTTEKSNKSSLHPSRHGHSSSDPVYPCGICTNEVNDDQDAILCEASCQKWFHRICTGMTETAYGLLTAEASAVWGCDTCMAEKDVQLMRTRETFGPPAVGSDA; via the exons ATGTACCAGACAAAAGATAATGCGT gtggTGATAGTGGACTGGATGGGTTAGGAGGACCAGGTGTACAACTGGGAAgtccagataagaaaaaaagaaagacaaatacacag GGGCCTTCTTTTCCTCCACTGTCTGAGTATGCTCCACCACCGAATCCAAACTCTGACCATCTAGTGGCTGCTAATCCATTTGATGACAACTATAACACTATCTCCTATAAACCACTACCTTCATCAAATCCATATCTTGGTCCTGGTTATCCTGGTTTTGGAGGCTATAGCACATTCAGAATGCCACCTCATGTTCCTCCGAGAATGTCTGCCCCATACTGTGGTCCTTACTCACTCAGGAATCAACCACACCCATTTCCGCAGAATCCTCTGGGCATGGGTTTTAATCGGCCTCATGCTTTTAACTTTGGGCCACATGATAATTCAAGTTTTGGAAATCCATCTTATAATAACGCACTAAGTCAAAGTGTTAATATGCCTAATCAACATTTCAGACAAAATCCTGCTGAAAACTTCAGTCAGATTCCTCCACAGAATGCTGGCCAGGTATCTAATCCTGACTTGGCATCTAACTTTGTCCCTGGGAATAATTCAAATTTTACTTCTCCATTAGAATCTAATCATTCTTTTATTCCTCCCCCAAACACTTTTGGTCAAGCAAAAGCACCACCCTCAAAACCAGACTTTAATCAAGGAGCAACCAAAAACACTAATCAAAATTCCTCTGCTCATCCACCTCACTTAAATATGGATGACACAGTGAATCAGagtaatattgaattaaaaaacgtTAATCGAAACAATGCAGTAAATCAAGAGAATAGCCGTTCAAGTAGCACTGAAGCTACAAACAACAGCCATGCGAAtgggacacaaaataagccaCGACAGCCTAGAGGTACAGCAGACACGTGCACCACTGAAAAAAGCAATAAATCCTCTCTCCACCCAAGCCGTCATGGCCATTCTTCTTCCGACCCAGTGTATCCTTGTGGAATTTGTACAAATGAAGTGAATGATGATCAGGATGCCATCTTATGTGAAGCCTCTTGTCAGAAATGGTTTCATCGGATCTGCACTGGAATGACTGAAACAGCTTATGGCCTGCTAACAGCAGAAGCATCAGCAGTATGGGGCTGTGATACTTGTATGGCCGAGAAAGATGTCCAGTTAATGCGCACTAGAGAAACTTTTGGCCCACCTGCAGTGGGCAGTGATGCTTAA
- the PYGO1 gene encoding pygopus homolog 1 isoform X1 translates to MRKKHPLAETTNDAHPRKSGDSGLDGLGGPGVQLGSPDKKKRKTNTQGPSFPPLSEYAPPPNPNSDHLVAANPFDDNYNTISYKPLPSSNPYLGPGYPGFGGYSTFRMPPHVPPRMSAPYCGPYSLRNQPHPFPQNPLGMGFNRPHAFNFGPHDNSSFGNPSYNNALSQSVNMPNQHFRQNPAENFSQIPPQNAGQVSNPDLASNFVPGNNSNFTSPLESNHSFIPPPNTFGQAKAPPSKPDFNQGATKNTNQNSSAHPPHLNMDDTVNQSNIELKNVNRNNAVNQENSRSSSTEATNNSHANGTQNKPRQPRGTADTCTTEKSNKSSLHPSRHGHSSSDPVYPCGICTNEVNDDQDAILCEASCQKWFHRICTGMTETAYGLLTAEASAVWGCDTCMAEKDVQLMRTRETFGPPAVGSDA, encoded by the exons ATGAGAAAGAAACACCCCCTAGCAGAGACCACGAACGATGCCCACCCCCGAAAAA gtggTGATAGTGGACTGGATGGGTTAGGAGGACCAGGTGTACAACTGGGAAgtccagataagaaaaaaagaaagacaaatacacag GGGCCTTCTTTTCCTCCACTGTCTGAGTATGCTCCACCACCGAATCCAAACTCTGACCATCTAGTGGCTGCTAATCCATTTGATGACAACTATAACACTATCTCCTATAAACCACTACCTTCATCAAATCCATATCTTGGTCCTGGTTATCCTGGTTTTGGAGGCTATAGCACATTCAGAATGCCACCTCATGTTCCTCCGAGAATGTCTGCCCCATACTGTGGTCCTTACTCACTCAGGAATCAACCACACCCATTTCCGCAGAATCCTCTGGGCATGGGTTTTAATCGGCCTCATGCTTTTAACTTTGGGCCACATGATAATTCAAGTTTTGGAAATCCATCTTATAATAACGCACTAAGTCAAAGTGTTAATATGCCTAATCAACATTTCAGACAAAATCCTGCTGAAAACTTCAGTCAGATTCCTCCACAGAATGCTGGCCAGGTATCTAATCCTGACTTGGCATCTAACTTTGTCCCTGGGAATAATTCAAATTTTACTTCTCCATTAGAATCTAATCATTCTTTTATTCCTCCCCCAAACACTTTTGGTCAAGCAAAAGCACCACCCTCAAAACCAGACTTTAATCAAGGAGCAACCAAAAACACTAATCAAAATTCCTCTGCTCATCCACCTCACTTAAATATGGATGACACAGTGAATCAGagtaatattgaattaaaaaacgtTAATCGAAACAATGCAGTAAATCAAGAGAATAGCCGTTCAAGTAGCACTGAAGCTACAAACAACAGCCATGCGAAtgggacacaaaataagccaCGACAGCCTAGAGGTACAGCAGACACGTGCACCACTGAAAAAAGCAATAAATCCTCTCTCCACCCAAGCCGTCATGGCCATTCTTCTTCCGACCCAGTGTATCCTTGTGGAATTTGTACAAATGAAGTGAATGATGATCAGGATGCCATCTTATGTGAAGCCTCTTGTCAGAAATGGTTTCATCGGATCTGCACTGGAATGACTGAAACAGCTTATGGCCTGCTAACAGCAGAAGCATCAGCAGTATGGGGCTGTGATACTTGTATGGCCGAGAAAGATGTCCAGTTAATGCGCACTAGAGAAACTTTTGGCCCACCTGCAGTGGGCAGTGATGCTTAA